One window of the Pogoniulus pusillus isolate bPogPus1 chromosome 38, bPogPus1.pri, whole genome shotgun sequence genome contains the following:
- the KCNJ5 gene encoding G protein-activated inward rectifier potassium channel 4 isoform X3: MEPALSPAMAGDSRIFMNQDMDIGVQSREPKKIPKQARDDVPIATDRTRLISAEGKRPRQRYMEKSGKCNVHHGNVQETYRYLSDLFTTLVDLKWRFNLLVFTMVYTITWLFFGFIWWLIAYIRGDLDHLEDENWIPCVENLSGFVSAFLFSIETETTIGYGYRVITEKCPEGIVLLLIQAILGSIVNAFMVGCMFVKISQPKKRAETLMFSNNAVISMRDEKLCLMFRVGDLRNSHIVEASIRAKLIKSKQTKEGEFIPLNQTDINVGFDTGDDRLFLVSPLIISHEINEKSPFWEMSRTQLEKEEFEIVVILEGMVEATGSIQGGQRWVISSISSLHLRNQIS, translated from the coding sequence CCCAGCCATGGCCGGAGATTCCAGGATCTTCATGAACCAGGACATGGACATTGGTGTTCAATCCAGGGAGCCTAAGAAGATCCCCAAGCAGGCTCGGGATGATGTCCCCATCGCCACTGACCGCACCCGGCTGATTTCAGCCGAGGGCAAGAGGCCGCGGCAGCGCTACATGGAGAAGAGCGGCAAGTGCAACGTCCACCACGGCAACGTCCAAGAGACCTACCGCTACCTTAGCGACCTCTTCACCACCCTGGTGGACCTCAAGTGGCGTTTCAACCTCCTTGTCTTCACTATGGTCTATACCATCACTTGGTTGTTCTTCGGGTTCATCTGGTGGCTCATTGCCTACATCCGGGGGGACCTGGACCACCTGGAAGATGAGAACTGGATCCCCTGCGTGGAAAACCTCAGTGGATTTGtttctgcctttctgttttCTATCGAGACCGAGACAACCATTGGGTATGGCTACAGGGTCATAACGGAGAAGTGCCCAGAGGGCATCGtgctgctcctgatccaggctatCCTGGGCTCCATTGTCAATGCATTCATGGTGGGGTGCATGTTTGTCAAGATCAGCCAACCAAAGAAGAGGGCTGAGACCCTCATGTTTTCCAACAACGCAGTCATTTCCATGAGGGATGAGAAGCTCTGCCTCATGTTCCGGGTTGGAGACCTCCGCAATTCCCACATTGTCGAGGCTTCTATTAGAGCCAAGCTGATTAAATCCAAACAGACCAAAGAAGGAGAGTTTATCCCCCTGAACCAAACAGACATCAACGTGGGGTTTGACACGGGGGACGACAGATTGTTCCTGGTGTCGCCGCTCATCATCTCGCACGAAATCAACGAGAAAAGCCCCTTCTGGGAGATGTCTCGCACCcagctggagaaggaggagttTGAAATTGTGGTCATCCTGGAAGGAATGGTGGAGGCAACAG